A single region of the Changchengzhania lutea genome encodes:
- a CDS encoding helix-turn-helix and ligand-binding sensor domain-containing protein: protein MNFKKFLLILILFSLQLANLVYAQEHPPIQSYSPIDYGGENQNWAFSQSDDKYIYAANNKGLLEFNGAKWSLYTISDQSNVRSVAVLDNKVYTGSYREFGYWQRNDFGLLVYNTISKNLEVPFLDGEEIWKIIGIDDFILFQSLKRIYLYNKNEDSYSVINSDTNLYRIFKVDDSIYFQKTRDGVYEIVNGEAQLVSNHDIFKDNLVVNVFNHHNKLLFQTEDVGFYILQDGTLLKWEIPANDLLSKFRIYSSIKLKDDSFILGTVSNGVFHLTSEGNINRSINKTGGLSSNTVLALFEDVDHNIWLGLENGVDCLNIKSRFTIYNDKEGKIGAVNISMLSNKYLYIGTNQGLFYKEYGKDEAFTFIEGTKGAVWELTQINDTIFCGHHSGTFIIKDTVAKKIYDAEGTWNFKTIPNNPNLILQGNYSGLSILEYKNDVWSFRNNIEEFNISSRYLEFINDTNLLVSHENRGVFNLKFSNDYSRVLNTTKENSVKKGLKTSLAKYLGNIFYAHKDGVYKYDSIKNKFVLDSLYSQLYKTDEFTTGKLVSDTKSNKLWAFSESGLNYIYPRNLSDTPKISHIPLPSYLRNDISGYENNSHLENNRYLYGSATGYIIVDLNNQDNKSFKIGINTITVSSYHKSYRAEIVNKTKNGEFDNYKNNVKFNFSIPEYNKFLVAEYQYKLEGIFNEWSPWSTQPSKLYENLPHGNYTFYVRGRIGNQLTENTEQYSFTIEAPWYLSNLAIAFYIASILLFSLIMHNIYKQYYKKQREKLLLKTQRELELQELENRQQLMRFNNDKLKQDIDSKNRELGISTMSLIKKNEFLHSIKAELQNAQDSKNLKHIIKIIDRNLNNTDDWNTFEEAFNNADKDFLKKIKTLHPSLTSNDLRLCAYLRLNLSSKEIAPLLNISPRSVEVKRYRLRKKIGLSHESSLTHYILEI from the coding sequence GTGAATTTTAAGAAATTTTTATTAATCTTAATATTATTTAGTTTACAACTTGCGAATTTAGTTTATGCACAAGAACACCCCCCAATTCAATCCTATTCACCTATAGACTACGGTGGAGAAAACCAAAATTGGGCCTTTTCTCAATCTGATGACAAATATATTTACGCCGCCAATAATAAGGGTTTATTAGAATTTAATGGTGCCAAATGGTCGCTCTATACGATTTCAGATCAAAGCAATGTGAGATCTGTAGCCGTACTTGATAATAAAGTATATACAGGGAGTTATAGGGAGTTTGGATATTGGCAACGTAATGATTTTGGTTTATTAGTCTATAACACTATTTCAAAAAACTTAGAAGTTCCTTTTTTAGATGGTGAAGAGATTTGGAAAATTATTGGTATTGATGATTTTATTCTTTTTCAGTCTTTAAAACGCATATATCTGTACAATAAAAATGAAGATTCATATTCAGTTATCAATTCAGATACCAACCTATATAGAATCTTTAAAGTTGATGATAGTATCTATTTCCAAAAAACAAGAGATGGCGTATACGAGATTGTAAATGGAGAAGCACAATTGGTTTCCAATCATGATATCTTTAAGGATAACTTAGTAGTAAACGTTTTTAATCATCACAATAAATTATTATTTCAAACTGAAGACGTTGGGTTTTACATACTTCAAGATGGCACGCTCTTAAAATGGGAAATTCCAGCAAATGACCTATTATCCAAATTTCGAATCTATAGTAGCATAAAATTGAAAGATGACAGTTTTATACTTGGTACTGTTTCTAATGGTGTTTTTCATCTTACTTCAGAAGGTAATATTAACAGGAGTATAAATAAAACAGGTGGCTTAAGTAGTAATACCGTACTTGCTCTTTTTGAAGATGTGGATCATAACATCTGGTTGGGGTTAGAGAACGGTGTAGATTGTCTCAATATAAAATCAAGGTTTACTATCTACAATGACAAAGAGGGTAAAATAGGTGCGGTTAATATATCCATGCTCAGTAATAAGTATCTGTATATAGGTACCAATCAAGGCTTATTTTACAAAGAATATGGCAAAGATGAAGCGTTTACGTTTATAGAAGGAACAAAAGGGGCGGTATGGGAGTTGACTCAAATCAATGATACTATTTTTTGTGGCCATCACTCAGGAACCTTTATTATAAAAGATACAGTAGCTAAAAAGATTTATGATGCAGAAGGAACTTGGAACTTTAAAACAATTCCAAATAATCCAAATTTAATACTACAAGGGAACTATAGTGGTTTAAGTATTTTGGAATATAAGAATGACGTGTGGTCATTCAGAAACAATATAGAAGAATTTAATATATCAAGCAGGTACCTTGAATTTATTAATGATACTAATCTTTTAGTTAGTCATGAAAACCGTGGCGTATTTAATCTAAAATTTTCGAATGACTATTCAAGAGTATTAAACACTACAAAAGAAAACTCAGTCAAAAAGGGATTAAAAACGAGCTTAGCAAAATACTTAGGCAATATCTTTTATGCTCATAAAGATGGGGTATATAAATACGACTCGATTAAAAATAAGTTTGTTTTAGATAGCCTTTACAGTCAGCTCTATAAAACGGATGAATTTACCACAGGAAAACTAGTAAGTGATACAAAATCGAATAAGCTTTGGGCATTTTCAGAATCTGGTCTAAATTATATATATCCTAGAAACCTAAGCGATACCCCTAAAATTAGCCATATCCCTTTACCCAGCTATTTACGTAATGATATTTCGGGTTATGAGAATAACTCACACTTAGAAAACAACAGATATCTTTATGGTTCAGCTACGGGCTATATTATTGTTGATTTAAATAATCAAGATAATAAATCCTTTAAAATAGGTATAAACACGATTACAGTAAGCTCTTATCATAAAAGTTATAGAGCTGAAATTGTAAATAAAACTAAAAATGGCGAATTCGATAATTATAAAAACAACGTAAAATTCAACTTTAGCATCCCAGAATATAATAAATTTCTAGTGGCGGAATATCAGTATAAGTTAGAGGGTATCTTTAATGAATGGAGTCCATGGTCAACACAGCCAAGTAAATTATATGAAAACCTACCCCATGGTAATTACACATTTTATGTTAGAGGACGTATAGGTAATCAATTAACGGAAAATACAGAACAATATAGTTTCACAATTGAGGCACCTTGGTATTTATCTAATTTGGCCATAGCATTTTATATTGCATCTATACTGTTGTTCTCTTTAATAATGCACAATATTTACAAACAATATTATAAAAAACAAAGAGAGAAGTTATTACTTAAAACACAGCGAGAATTAGAGCTTCAGGAATTAGAGAATAGGCAGCAATTAATGCGTTTTAATAATGATAAACTAAAACAAGATATTGATAGCAAAAATAGGGAACTTGGTATCTCTACTATGAGTCTCATAAAAAAGAATGAATTTTTACATAGCATCAAGGCAGAACTTCAAAACGCTCAGGACAGTAAAAATCTGAAACACATTATTAAAATAATTGATCGTAACTTAAATAATACGGATGACTGGAATACTTTCGAGGAAGCCTTCAATAATGCTGACAAAGATTTCCTAAAAAAAATAAAGACACTTCACCCATCATTAACCTCAAATGATTTAAGACTGTGTGCTTATCTTAGGTTAAACTTATCGTCAAAAGAAATTGCCCCTTTGTTAAATATATCTCCTAGAAGTGTAGAAGTGAAACGTTACAGGTTACGTAAGAAAATTGGTTTATCTCACGAATCTAGCCTGACGCATTATATTTTAGAAATATAA
- a CDS encoding RagB/SusD family nutrient uptake outer membrane protein, whose translation MKKIKILKYAVLALLVTLGSCDDFVDIDPIGPDAADFFNSAEEYEDALIGAYDLLQATFWNNTIAVSASDDYGSGGDAFNYDQPVIQNVNFMIHGPDDEEQLRSIWQLMYAGLNRTNYLLENKGKLDFTGKEEIIAQGYFLRAYYTFELAKYFGNVPLKVEERDGVKRIVDEQILAGDQFRLERTASIAEVYGLIQEDLKEAIPNLPITQDLPYKATKGAAQALLGKAYLYDGKFADAATVLNQVISSNQYSLTTGDDYMNLFTASGENGSESVFEIQYTNVEGAGWDCLQCSEGSYFVQFNGPRSPFSDDVFATGWGFFLPSQALYDTYDANDMRRDATIFDLRDLKENGDNSNYSAPREDTGFYNKKYMPRKSDKAGNASTAELVHLNNYRAIRYADVLLMAAEAEAQSGGANAEDYLNDVRARAYGDTSQDYTSSEGALLDAIYSERRKELAGEGHRFFDLVRTGEAKAAFDAYNASKPEDFETITFIVGKNELFPIPRVELELANATERWGQNPGYNNQ comes from the coding sequence ATGAAGAAAATTAAAATTTTAAAGTATGCAGTGTTGGCGCTGTTGGTTACTTTAGGATCATGCGACGACTTTGTCGACATCGACCCGATTGGACCAGATGCAGCCGATTTTTTTAACTCTGCTGAAGAGTACGAAGATGCATTGATTGGTGCATATGATTTATTGCAGGCAACGTTTTGGAATAATACAATTGCTGTTTCTGCTTCAGATGATTATGGATCTGGAGGAGATGCATTTAATTATGATCAACCAGTGATTCAAAATGTGAATTTTATGATTCACGGTCCTGATGATGAGGAACAATTAAGAAGCATTTGGCAGTTAATGTATGCCGGACTCAATCGTACCAATTACTTATTAGAAAATAAAGGTAAACTAGATTTTACAGGTAAAGAGGAAATTATTGCTCAGGGCTATTTCTTAAGAGCCTATTACACCTTCGAGTTAGCAAAATATTTTGGTAATGTACCCTTAAAAGTTGAAGAGCGTGACGGTGTAAAAAGAATTGTTGATGAGCAAATCTTAGCCGGAGATCAATTTAGACTTGAAAGAACAGCAAGTATTGCCGAAGTTTATGGGCTTATACAAGAAGATTTAAAAGAAGCCATCCCGAATTTACCGATAACTCAAGATTTGCCTTATAAGGCAACTAAGGGTGCGGCCCAGGCGTTGTTAGGTAAAGCATATTTATATGACGGCAAATTTGCAGATGCTGCCACCGTTTTAAATCAGGTTATTTCAAGTAATCAATACAGTTTAACTACAGGAGATGATTATATGAACCTCTTTACTGCTAGTGGAGAAAACGGTTCAGAATCTGTATTTGAAATTCAATACACAAATGTAGAAGGTGCAGGTTGGGATTGTTTACAATGTAGTGAAGGATCTTATTTTGTTCAGTTTAATGGACCGAGATCGCCATTCAGTGATGATGTTTTTGCTACAGGATGGGGTTTCTTTCTTCCGTCACAAGCACTTTATGATACCTATGATGCCAACGATATGAGGAGAGACGCCACTATTTTCGATTTAAGGGACCTTAAGGAGAATGGCGATAATTCTAATTATTCTGCTCCTAGGGAAGATACCGGGTTTTATAACAAAAAGTATATGCCAAGAAAGAGCGATAAAGCAGGTAATGCTAGTACAGCTGAACTGGTACATTTAAACAATTATAGAGCCATTCGTTATGCAGATGTATTATTAATGGCTGCAGAGGCAGAAGCTCAAAGCGGTGGTGCTAATGCAGAGGATTATTTAAATGATGTGAGAGCGCGTGCCTATGGTGATACGAGCCAGGACTATACGTCAAGTGAAGGGGCTCTTTTAGATGCTATCTATAGCGAGCGTCGTAAGGAGCTAGCTGGTGAAGGACACAGATTCTTCGATCTAGTTAGAACAGGAGAAGCTAAAGCAGCTTTTGATGCCTACAACGCATCTAAACCTGAAGATTTTGAAACAATAACATTTATTGTTGGCAAAAATGAACTATTTCCAATTCCAAGAGTCGAATTAGAATTGGCAAATGCCACAGAACGATGGGGTCAGAACCCAGGATATAATAATCAATAA
- a CDS encoding SusC/RagA family TonB-linked outer membrane protein, with amino-acid sequence MKQKLLTVLTLFLFANVFSQNVDVSGNVQDNTGFPLPGVNVIIKNTATGTVTDFDGGFTIQNVEAGSTLVFSYVGYLTKEILVSDGTNLTVQLDEDLAQLDEVVVVGYGTQKKKEVTGAVAVLDSEAIEKLNPQRVEQALQGQISGVNVTSSSGSPGAASNIRIRGITTNGDNRPLILVDGNVIEDLSVINPNDIKTINVLKDATAGIYGVRGANGVILITTKTGRKNSELKFQFDAYTGVQTTSNKIDLLDPTDFAIYVNDAADETRYFVYPQEGTDWQDEVFRSAVISNMNFSGSGGTEKSAYTFGISHLDQDGIVGVGKSNYRRTTARLGYQYDILDNLKLSATGLYTNSKKNNLPEGGIGSVLYSAVNINPDLQVRDENGDYSLANDISQIEIINPLAQITNTYNTTKVDKFSGTLGLDYTFLENFTVTSKIQINYANVLNDVFDPIVDYGNGKSNNRAENEVQDFSDLYTDYTWDNYINYTNTFGENHDFTILLGGSLIRTRGHFYGERGTILRNGSNSVADAFANNYISNRVEGVITNRISDAAKALGADQFDSRLSSVFTRVQYSYKGKYLLSGVLRRDVSSRFSSENSNNVGYFPSGSIGWNISDEAFMEDSSWINSLKLRASYGIIGNDRISDFAYVTLLNGEATIDSGDPSVITVDDLPNGVAAGKLGNNDLKWEEQETANIGFDARIFNKISLTVDAFKKQTKDLLIAPQSSGTLGTSAPGSSEPFINAGTVENRGLEFKIGYDDNFSEDFKFNASFNFTVLENEVTSLNGNLPPTGGEFGVGISQTGISRMVVGLPLGYFHGYKTNGIYQTQAEIDALNTGATANDNVYHAGAAAGDLKFVDTNENGYIDDGDRTNIGDPIPDVTMGFNIGFSYKNIDFSANAFASLGNDMVRDYERKDLFANRGDYILNRWQGTGTSNTVPRAVSGGSINTDLFSDFVVEDASFVRLQNVQLGYTINPDALKSTGIDKLRFYLSGNNIFTITDYKGYDPSASSGGPIGNGIDKGFYPVAASYLLGVNLNF; translated from the coding sequence ATGAAACAAAAGCTTTTAACAGTTCTCACATTGTTCTTGTTTGCAAATGTTTTTTCACAAAACGTTGACGTAAGCGGAAACGTGCAAGACAATACTGGATTTCCGTTACCAGGAGTGAATGTAATTATTAAAAACACGGCGACAGGAACCGTTACAGATTTCGACGGTGGTTTTACCATTCAAAATGTGGAAGCAGGATCCACCTTAGTATTTAGTTACGTTGGCTACCTAACTAAAGAAATTCTGGTTAGTGATGGCACTAATTTAACAGTTCAATTAGATGAAGATCTTGCACAATTAGACGAAGTTGTCGTGGTTGGTTATGGTACCCAAAAGAAAAAGGAGGTTACAGGTGCTGTGGCAGTTCTAGATTCTGAGGCTATTGAAAAACTAAACCCGCAACGTGTTGAACAAGCCTTGCAAGGTCAAATTTCTGGGGTTAATGTGACCTCTTCCTCTGGGTCTCCTGGTGCGGCCTCTAACATTAGAATACGTGGTATCACAACCAATGGAGATAACAGACCTTTAATATTGGTAGATGGTAATGTTATAGAAGATTTATCGGTTATCAACCCAAATGACATTAAAACCATTAACGTACTTAAAGATGCCACAGCTGGTATTTATGGTGTAAGAGGTGCAAATGGCGTTATTTTAATTACTACCAAAACAGGTAGAAAGAATTCAGAATTAAAATTTCAGTTTGATGCTTATACAGGTGTTCAAACAACGAGCAATAAAATCGATTTGTTAGACCCTACAGATTTTGCAATTTATGTCAATGATGCAGCTGATGAAACAAGATATTTTGTGTATCCACAAGAAGGTACAGATTGGCAAGACGAAGTATTTAGAAGTGCGGTTATATCTAATATGAATTTTAGCGGAAGCGGTGGAACAGAAAAATCGGCTTACACCTTCGGTATTTCGCACTTAGATCAAGACGGTATAGTCGGTGTTGGTAAATCAAATTATAGAAGAACCACGGCTAGATTAGGATATCAATATGATATTTTAGACAACCTTAAATTGTCTGCTACAGGTCTCTATACTAATTCCAAGAAAAACAACTTACCTGAAGGCGGTATAGGCTCGGTGCTTTATAGTGCTGTAAATATAAACCCAGACTTACAAGTAAGAGATGAAAACGGAGATTATTCACTAGCTAACGATATTTCTCAAATAGAAATTATAAACCCTTTAGCTCAAATCACCAATACGTATAATACAACCAAAGTAGATAAGTTTAGTGGTACTTTAGGTTTAGACTATACCTTTTTAGAAAATTTTACAGTGACTTCTAAAATTCAAATCAACTATGCCAATGTATTAAACGACGTGTTTGATCCGATAGTAGATTATGGAAATGGTAAGTCTAATAATAGAGCAGAAAATGAAGTTCAGGATTTCAGTGATTTATACACAGATTATACATGGGACAACTATATTAATTATACAAACACATTTGGTGAAAATCATGATTTTACAATTTTATTAGGTGGTTCACTTATAAGAACGAGAGGTCATTTTTACGGTGAGCGAGGTACTATATTAAGAAATGGCAGCAACTCAGTAGCAGATGCTTTTGCTAATAATTATATTTCAAATAGAGTAGAAGGTGTTATAACAAATCGGATTTCCGATGCAGCTAAAGCCTTAGGGGCAGATCAATTTGATTCGCGTTTATCTTCAGTTTTTACAAGAGTGCAATACAGCTATAAGGGTAAATATTTATTATCTGGTGTGTTACGTCGAGACGTATCTTCTAGGTTTTCTTCAGAAAACAGTAATAATGTTGGTTATTTCCCGTCTGGATCCATTGGTTGGAATATATCGGATGAAGCCTTCATGGAAGATAGTAGCTGGATAAACTCTCTAAAGTTAAGAGCAAGTTATGGAATTATTGGTAACGATAGAATTAGCGATTTTGCCTATGTAACCTTACTAAATGGAGAAGCTACAATCGATTCTGGAGACCCTTCTGTTATCACGGTAGATGATTTACCAAATGGTGTTGCTGCCGGTAAACTTGGTAACAATGATTTAAAATGGGAAGAGCAAGAAACGGCAAATATTGGTTTTGATGCTAGGATATTCAATAAGATAAGTTTGACGGTTGATGCATTTAAAAAACAGACAAAAGATTTATTAATTGCTCCACAATCATCAGGAACACTTGGAACATCTGCTCCAGGATCTTCTGAACCATTTATTAATGCGGGAACTGTTGAAAACCGTGGACTTGAATTCAAGATAGGTTATGATGATAACTTTTCAGAAGACTTTAAATTCAATGCTAGCTTTAATTTTACAGTGTTAGAAAACGAGGTTACCTCATTAAACGGAAATCTGCCTCCTACTGGTGGAGAGTTCGGAGTTGGGATTAGTCAAACTGGAATCTCTCGTATGGTGGTAGGCTTACCTCTTGGATATTTCCACGGATATAAGACAAATGGTATTTATCAAACTCAAGCGGAAATAGATGCATTAAATACAGGAGCTACAGCAAATGATAATGTATATCATGCCGGAGCAGCTGCGGGAGATTTAAAATTTGTGGATACTAACGAAAATGGTTATATTGATGATGGGGATCGAACAAATATTGGTGACCCAATTCCAGATGTAACCATGGGCTTTAATATTGGTTTTAGCTATAAGAATATCGATTTTAGTGCCAATGCCTTTGCATCATTAGGAAATGATATGGTAAGAGACTATGAGCGTAAAGATTTATTCGCAAATAGAGGTGATTATATCTTAAACAGATGGCAAGGTACAGGTACGAGTAATACAGTGCCAAGAGCTGTATCTGGAGGTTCTATTAATACTGATCTGTTTTCAGATTTTGTGGTGGAGGATGCATCATTTGTGCGTTTACAGAATGTGCAATTGGGTTACACTATTAATCCAGATGCGCTTAAAAGTACAGGTATAGATAAATTGCGTTTTTATCTTTCTGGTAATAATATTTTTACCATTACAGATTATAAAGGATACGATCCTTCGGCTAGTTCTGGGGGACCAATAGGAAATGGTATAGATAAGGGTTTTTACCCTGTTGCAGCCTCTTATCTGCTAGGTGTTAATTTAAATTTTTAA
- a CDS encoding glycosidase, translating to MKNNFLRLVLFLFTITVWSQTNKVSVVSNEEGMKLVVNGEDFMINGMNWDYIPIGTNTVNANFWKKSDDIIKAALDNEMSLLKNMNVNVIRQYTGVPAKWIRYIYENYGIYTMLNHSFGRYGLTLDGVWTPVTIYSELRTQEFLIAEMEELVKGYKDTPGLLMYLLGNENNYGLFWAGAETEDFPDGQEKIDAVGELRGRPMYKLMNDAAKMMKSMDASHPVAICNGDVLFIDIVAEECKDIDIYGTNTYRGASFTDMFKVVKEKLNIPLMFTEFGADAFNAIENKEDQKSQAYYMVSNWKEIYENAAGLGKEENSIGGFTFQFSDGWWKYGFDDRENADLHDSNASWANGGYAIDLASGENNMNEEWFGICAKGPTSSRGLYDLYPRAAYYALKEAHQLNPYREGVTAEFVRNHFDNIKLMDAVLKARGDKAALKAEGSDKIRLSNLRAEFTTFNTGGSLITTPKNEDPDLESFPNKLGFDHMQSYYVGVEGNPTSNMRAEVNFNILGNVAQNPINEIFYENVGRPITVVNANGEDIVINDNNRIRVYNAEFEWNTKHADVRGFYRTGHYHWGYEGDFFGLYPEANYGPNLDIYNGEILGMEVDGKGSLEGLKAAFGPQLWWGANPTVLLKYRTNLSHWDITGIYHRDLDTGLDFDANGRRVLDPNQVRSGVIPPWPTERATVVLERDFGAFGISLGGIWGGNPLNGSTFQDVTGESGNYVVYQDIINSDDNWGGKAKITFEKGRFNWYAQGAYMGLVANGGADATRTFTGWKLKDSGSGNQTNVLSGFTYTTGNWQIAPNFLWQKPLVAPMPNDINAPGRLRNFIDDPFAVRGNRETTAGELLLTFDPTPGSWFYEWDNDRSEDAKIAFNLGFVYRHHPTAQDAAIGFLANRTFFAFPQSAPSQDLWEISTRIVSKVSPDLGIIGNMYGGNAQANGDSDRTIERFGGDIKMIYRSWKIEYGFKVNDWGPFDYHRDFNLTFPVQNMIDISTSIGKPDWFILPDTKIGIRGMWRSLNENSPRYSPNAVPPNTFPAIPPTSTVGFGNGSEWEIRTYVHINIGK from the coding sequence ATGAAAAATAATTTTCTAAGATTGGTACTTTTTTTATTTACAATTACTGTATGGTCGCAAACCAATAAAGTATCTGTTGTAAGTAATGAAGAGGGCATGAAATTAGTGGTCAATGGAGAAGACTTCATGATCAATGGTATGAACTGGGATTATATTCCTATTGGAACCAATACCGTAAATGCTAATTTCTGGAAAAAGTCCGATGATATAATCAAAGCAGCGCTTGATAATGAAATGTCACTTTTAAAGAACATGAATGTTAATGTCATTCGTCAATATACGGGTGTTCCAGCAAAATGGATCCGGTATATATACGAGAACTATGGAATCTACACTATGCTTAATCATTCTTTCGGACGTTATGGTTTAACGCTTGATGGCGTTTGGACGCCAGTTACAATCTATTCTGAACTTCGTACTCAAGAGTTTCTAATTGCCGAAATGGAGGAGTTAGTGAAAGGCTATAAAGATACTCCGGGCTTATTAATGTACTTGCTCGGTAATGAAAATAACTATGGTCTATTCTGGGCTGGCGCGGAAACTGAGGATTTTCCTGATGGACAGGAAAAAATTGATGCTGTAGGCGAATTACGGGGAAGACCGATGTATAAACTCATGAATGATGCAGCAAAAATGATGAAATCTATGGATGCATCTCACCCAGTAGCGATATGTAATGGGGATGTCTTATTTATAGATATTGTTGCAGAAGAATGTAAAGACATTGATATTTATGGAACAAACACTTATCGTGGTGCTTCTTTTACAGATATGTTTAAAGTTGTGAAAGAAAAATTGAATATACCTTTAATGTTTACAGAGTTTGGAGCTGATGCTTTTAATGCCATTGAAAACAAGGAAGATCAAAAATCGCAAGCCTATTATATGGTAAGCAATTGGAAAGAGATTTATGAAAATGCAGCTGGTTTAGGAAAAGAAGAAAATTCAATTGGCGGATTTACCTTTCAATTTAGTGATGGCTGGTGGAAATATGGATTTGATGATAGAGAAAATGCAGATTTACATGATAGTAATGCCTCTTGGGCTAATGGAGGTTACGCTATTGATTTGGCTTCTGGTGAAAATAACATGAATGAAGAATGGTTTGGTATCTGTGCGAAAGGACCAACTAGCTCAAGAGGACTTTACGATCTATACCCTCGTGCAGCCTATTATGCTTTAAAAGAAGCGCATCAACTTAACCCATACCGAGAAGGTGTAACAGCAGAATTTGTAAGGAATCATTTTGATAATATTAAATTAATGGATGCTGTTTTAAAAGCCAGAGGGGACAAGGCAGCTCTAAAAGCCGAAGGCTCAGATAAAATTAGACTAAGTAATTTAAGAGCTGAATTTACAACTTTTAATACTGGCGGAAGCTTAATAACAACTCCTAAAAACGAGGATCCGGATTTAGAATCATTTCCAAACAAATTAGGGTTTGATCATATGCAGTCTTATTATGTTGGTGTAGAAGGAAACCCAACCTCGAATATGCGAGCAGAAGTAAACTTTAATATTCTTGGTAACGTAGCGCAAAATCCAATTAATGAGATTTTTTATGAGAATGTTGGACGCCCCATTACTGTTGTAAATGCAAATGGCGAGGATATTGTTATTAATGATAATAACCGAATAAGAGTTTATAATGCAGAGTTTGAGTGGAATACTAAACATGCAGATGTAAGAGGTTTTTATAGAACCGGACATTACCATTGGGGCTACGAGGGAGATTTCTTTGGTTTATATCCAGAAGCTAATTATGGTCCCAACCTAGATATTTATAATGGTGAGATATTGGGAATGGAGGTTGATGGAAAAGGGTCGTTAGAAGGCCTTAAGGCAGCATTTGGCCCACAATTATGGTGGGGAGCTAATCCAACCGTGCTTTTAAAGTATCGAACGAATTTGAGTCATTGGGACATCACAGGTATTTATCACAGAGATTTGGATACAGGCTTAGATTTCGATGCAAATGGACGAAGAGTTCTTGATCCTAATCAGGTTCGAAGTGGTGTTATACCACCATGGCCTACAGAACGTGCTACCGTAGTTCTAGAAAGAGACTTTGGAGCCTTTGGCATTTCCTTGGGTGGTATTTGGGGTGGTAACCCATTAAATGGAAGCACGTTTCAAGATGTAACTGGTGAATCAGGAAACTATGTAGTTTATCAAGATATAATTAACTCAGATGATAACTGGGGTGGAAAAGCCAAAATAACTTTTGAAAAAGGAAGGTTTAACTGGTATGCGCAAGGAGCTTACATGGGCTTAGTAGCCAATGGTGGTGCTGATGCGACAAGAACATTTACAGGTTGGAAACTAAAAGATTCGGGAAGTGGTAACCAAACCAATGTGCTTTCTGGTTTTACTTATACTACAGGTAACTGGCAGATAGCACCAAACTTCCTTTGGCAGAAACCTTTGGTGGCTCCAATGCCTAATGATATAAATGCGCCAGGAAGATTAAGAAACTTTATAGATGATCCGTTTGCTGTAAGAGGTAACAGGGAAACTACAGCGGGGGAACTACTCTTAACTTTTGATCCAACACCAGGATCTTGGTTTTATGAGTGGGATAACGACCGCTCGGAGGATGCAAAAATTGCTTTCAACCTAGGTTTTGTATATCGTCATCATCCAACAGCACAAGACGCAGCTATAGGGTTTTTAGCGAATCGTACCTTTTTCGCTTTCCCACAATCTGCTCCTTCACAAGACCTTTGGGAAATAAGCACCCGTATCGTTTCTAAGGTAAGCCCAGATTTAGGCATAATTGGAAACATGTATGGCGGTAACGCTCAAGCAAATGGTGATAGTGATAGAACCATAGAACGCTTTGGTGGAGACATTAAAATGATTTACAGAAGTTGGAAAATAGAATATGGTTTTAAGGTTAATGATTGGGGACCTTTTGATTACCATCGTGATTTTAACCTGACGTTCCCAGTTCAAAATATGATTGATATTTCTACATCAATAGGAAAACCAGACTGGTTTATTCTTCCAGATACTAAAATTGGTATCCGTGGTATGTGGCGATCGTTAAACGAAAATTCACCTAGGTATTCACCTAATGCTGTTCCACCAAATACGTTTCCAGCAATACCCCCAACTAGTACTGTAGGATTTGGTAATGGAAGCGAATGGGAGATTAGAACTTATGTACACATCAATATTGGTAAATAA